A DNA window from Nitrospira sp. contains the following coding sequences:
- a CDS encoding hypothetical protein (Evidence 4 : Unknown function but conserved in other organisms; MaGe:77307799), which translates to MTHEELEETVPLYAAGALERSERQALEAHLLSGCVSCHTALKEFQSVAAILPFGLSPSSPPRTLKAKIMAARAPAAIAENTPEKIEPKPSLEPGEWMNHLFPPESAVPSWSFGWASKFAAVAILAIGGYVAWTSSAKNATGTAAVQQSQAASEDQAKTVAALQQQLEDRDREIAQVKEELRQRTTDSTELKGQLIQREAELEDLKFQFTARGGVPTSRESDDELAALLRVPNAKTVSLNGSDMAAQASGMLVYDVRTKKAWLYAMNLPECPNGTTYQLWAIDDKPVSVGTFHMNSGDTAHLLVSQVPEFSKTKKFAVSLEPSGGRPAPTGPIYLASRS; encoded by the coding sequence ATGACCCACGAAGAACTCGAAGAAACCGTCCCGCTCTATGCCGCAGGCGCGCTCGAACGCTCCGAGCGGCAGGCGCTTGAAGCCCATCTGCTCTCCGGGTGCGTCTCCTGCCACACGGCGCTGAAAGAGTTTCAATCCGTTGCCGCTATTCTGCCGTTCGGATTGAGCCCGTCTTCGCCGCCTCGCACGCTGAAAGCGAAAATTATGGCGGCGCGCGCCCCGGCCGCTATTGCGGAAAACACGCCTGAAAAAATTGAGCCAAAACCGAGCCTGGAGCCGGGAGAATGGATGAACCATCTGTTCCCTCCGGAGTCCGCAGTCCCATCCTGGTCGTTCGGCTGGGCCAGCAAATTCGCCGCGGTCGCCATCCTCGCAATCGGCGGCTATGTTGCCTGGACCTCCTCTGCTAAAAATGCCACCGGCACTGCCGCCGTTCAACAATCCCAGGCCGCCTCGGAAGACCAGGCAAAGACAGTGGCAGCGTTGCAACAGCAATTGGAAGACCGGGACCGCGAGATCGCCCAGGTAAAAGAAGAGCTGCGGCAACGCACAACCGACTCAACGGAACTGAAGGGTCAACTCATTCAACGCGAGGCGGAGCTCGAAGATTTGAAGTTCCAATTCACGGCGCGCGGGGGAGTGCCGACCAGTCGTGAATCGGACGATGAGCTCGCCGCGCTGCTCCGCGTTCCAAATGCGAAAACCGTCTCGCTCAATGGCTCAGACATGGCCGCACAAGCGTCCGGCATGCTCGTGTACGATGTCCGGACCAAGAAGGCCTGGCTCTATGCGATGAATCTTCCAGAATGCCCCAACGGCACCACCTACCAACTCTGGGCGATCGACGACAAACCCGTCAGCGTGGGAACCTTCCATATGAACAGCGGCGACACCGCGCATCTACTCGTCAGCCAAGTGCCGGAATTCTCCAAAACCAAAAAGTTTGCCGTCAGCCTTGAACCTTCAGGAGGACGCCCCGCTCCGACCGGCCCCATCTATCTGGCCAGCCGATCGTAA
- a CDS encoding Putative RNA polymerase sigma factor, sigma-24 -like (Evidence 3 : Putative function from multiple computational evidences; MaGe:77307800), with protein sequence MDASSQHAALHIDPKLLARVVKGDHQAFSQLYDQSSTLIYTMALRILGNSDEAAELLQDVYLEVWRKVSRYDVGRGTPVAWLVTLTRSRAIDRLRARAARVPQKSTDSLDSASAAQVQDQGPSPFDAQADQEIRTLVGGAMASLPQAQQQALELAYYEGLSHAEIAARLNQPLGTVKTRIKLGMSKLRESLRRCWEQGEHV encoded by the coding sequence ATGGACGCCTCCTCGCAACACGCCGCCTTACACATTGATCCGAAGTTGCTGGCCCGGGTGGTCAAGGGAGATCACCAGGCATTTAGCCAGCTCTACGATCAATCCAGCACCCTCATCTACACGATGGCGCTGAGGATTCTCGGAAACAGCGATGAAGCGGCGGAGTTGTTGCAAGACGTATATCTGGAAGTGTGGCGCAAAGTCTCACGGTATGATGTTGGACGGGGAACTCCCGTGGCATGGCTGGTGACGCTGACACGCAGCCGCGCCATCGACCGGCTCCGCGCGCGAGCCGCGCGTGTCCCCCAGAAATCGACCGATTCGTTGGACAGCGCCTCGGCCGCACAGGTGCAGGATCAAGGGCCCAGCCCATTCGACGCGCAGGCCGACCAAGAAATCAGAACCTTGGTGGGAGGCGCAATGGCCTCCCTACCCCAGGCGCAACAACAGGCGCTGGAACTGGCGTACTACGAAGGATTGTCGCACGCAGAAATCGCCGCCCGGCTGAACCAGCCGCTCGGCACGGTGAAGACCAGAATTAAGCTGGGCATGTCCAAGCTCCGGGAATCGCTCCGGCGTTGTTGGGAACAGGGTGAGCACGTATGA
- a CDS encoding PeptidaseS24 domain-containing protein (MaGe:77307801) — protein sequence MIVTLAPRGAAHFAATALPKSCQGPALQYLMTLRVTSWSMYPALCKGDYLELGPPDPFQLGDLIVFRKPFGLVCHRLVAQHDECILTKGDATTGAPERVMISDVLGIVTAVVRGSTRVQATDLVELAPPPPWAPVARILDGLIGTLQENSRRIARRMIRPALQHPRLGRFIAGRIARYVTMTQIGTSPVQAFNDAVTSDTSPLSPDQKHPLSPLPLLALRLGPIALGLFHPHSNRLDIRPLLSGTAVESALARMTAG from the coding sequence CTCCCGAAAAGCTGTCAGGGGCCAGCACTGCAATATCTGATGACCTTGCGCGTGACGTCTTGGAGCATGTATCCGGCGTTGTGCAAAGGCGACTATCTGGAGTTAGGGCCGCCCGATCCGTTCCAGCTGGGAGATCTGATCGTCTTCCGAAAACCGTTTGGATTGGTCTGCCATAGGCTGGTTGCGCAGCACGACGAATGCATCCTGACCAAGGGCGATGCCACCACCGGCGCCCCGGAACGGGTTATGATCTCGGATGTGCTCGGCATCGTCACCGCCGTGGTACGCGGCTCAACTCGCGTGCAGGCCACAGATCTCGTCGAACTGGCACCTCCACCGCCATGGGCCCCTGTCGCTCGCATCCTTGACGGTCTGATCGGCACCCTTCAGGAGAACAGCCGCCGGATCGCCCGGCGGATGATTCGGCCGGCGTTACAACATCCCCGGCTGGGGAGATTTATCGCTGGACGGATCGCACGGTACGTCACGATGACACAGATCGGCACAAGCCCGGTTCAGGCATTCAACGACGCCGTGACCTCCGATACCTCGCCCCTATCGCCTGACCAGAAGCATCCTCTCTCTCCACTCCCGCTGCTGGCACTCAGGCTTGGACCGATAGCCCTGGGCCTCTTTCACCCACACTCGAACAGGCTCGATATCCGGCCCCTCCTGTCCGGTACAGCAGTCGAATCCGCCCTCGCTCGAATGACGGCTGGCTAA